A region from the Geobacillus vulcani PSS1 genome encodes:
- the efp gene encoding elongation factor P, producing the protein MISVNDFRTGLTIEVDGDIWRVLEFQHVKPGKGAAFVRSKLRNLRTGAIQERTFRAGEKVNRAQIDTRKMQYLYANGDQHVFMDMETYEQIELPAKQIEHELKFLKENMEVFIMMYQGETIGVELPNTVELKVVETEPGIKGDTASGGSKPAKLETGLVVQVPFFVNEGDTLIINTADGTYVSRA; encoded by the coding sequence ATGATTTCAGTCAACGATTTTCGCACAGGACTTACGATTGAGGTGGACGGCGACATTTGGCGCGTCCTTGAGTTCCAGCACGTCAAACCGGGCAAGGGGGCGGCGTTCGTCCGTTCGAAGCTTCGCAATTTGCGCACCGGCGCCATTCAAGAGCGGACATTCCGCGCTGGCGAAAAAGTAAACCGAGCGCAAATCGACACGCGCAAAATGCAATATTTGTACGCCAACGGCGACCAACACGTTTTTATGGATATGGAAACGTACGAACAAATCGAGCTGCCGGCGAAACAAATCGAGCATGAACTGAAGTTTTTGAAAGAGAATATGGAAGTATTTATTATGATGTACCAAGGCGAAACGATCGGTGTCGAGCTGCCGAATACCGTGGAGCTGAAAGTGGTTGAAACAGAGCCCGGCATTAAAGGCGACACCGCTTCCGGCGGTTCGAAGCCGGCGAAGCTCGAAACCGGCCTTGTCGTTCAAGTGCCATTTTTCGTCAACGAAGGCGACACGCTCATCATTAATACCGCCGATGGCACGTACGTTTCGCGGGCGTAA
- a CDS encoding YqhV family protein has protein sequence MKHWLRSIDPSVMAMAGMRMMSAFIELSAALLMLVFNDVKKALAINAALAVVGPTVMIVTMAIGLLSLADELSFSRLGLVALGIALILFAIYK, from the coding sequence ATGAAACATTGGCTGCGATCGATCGACCCGTCCGTTATGGCCATGGCCGGCATGCGGATGATGTCGGCGTTCATTGAACTGAGCGCGGCGCTGTTGATGCTTGTGTTCAATGACGTGAAAAAAGCGCTTGCCATTAACGCGGCACTCGCTGTTGTCGGTCCAACCGTCATGATCGTGACGATGGCCATTGGACTGCTTTCACTTGCGGACGAGCTCTCGTTTTCCCGGCTTGGGCTTGTGGCGCTCGGGATCGCGCTCATTTTGTTCGCGATTTACAAGTAA
- the spoIIIAA gene encoding stage III sporulation protein AA, with amino-acid sequence MEAVWGILPKTIAAALQHHLSSCRRGIEEIRIRVSRPLEVIVDGTARLLPYEVTKEDGVHLLNKLSHYSIYAVEEELKRGFMTIEGGHRVGLAGKVVTEGGKVKAIRDVSSFNIRIAKEQVGIAEPLIPYVYDGHWRHTMIIGSPQTGKTTLLRDAARLISSGIGCIPAQKVAIVDERSEIAGCVKGIPQFSFGPRLDVLDACPKAEGMMMMIRSMSPDVMIVDEIGREEDSEAVLEAASAGVSVWTTVHGRNIQDVWQRPTLRPVMEQKVFERFVELTNIPHPGSIRRILDAGGTVLYERAVVQR; translated from the coding sequence ATGGAAGCGGTGTGGGGAATTTTGCCGAAAACGATCGCCGCCGCGTTGCAGCACCATCTTTCTTCATGCCGACGCGGAATCGAAGAAATCCGCATCCGCGTCTCCCGGCCGCTTGAGGTGATCGTCGATGGAACGGCCCGGTTGCTGCCGTATGAAGTGACGAAAGAAGACGGTGTACATTTGCTCAATAAATTGAGCCATTATTCGATCTATGCCGTCGAAGAAGAGCTGAAGCGCGGATTTATGACGATTGAAGGGGGGCATCGCGTTGGGCTGGCTGGCAAAGTCGTTACGGAAGGGGGCAAGGTGAAAGCAATTCGCGATGTTTCCTCGTTTAACATTCGCATCGCCAAAGAGCAGGTCGGCATCGCCGAGCCGCTGATTCCGTATGTGTACGACGGACACTGGCGCCATACGATGATCATCGGCTCGCCGCAGACGGGAAAAACGACTCTCTTGCGCGATGCGGCGCGATTGATTAGCAGCGGGATAGGATGCATTCCAGCACAAAAGGTGGCGATCGTTGACGAACGATCGGAAATCGCTGGCTGTGTGAAAGGAATCCCTCAATTTTCGTTCGGTCCGCGCCTTGACGTGTTGGACGCCTGCCCGAAAGCGGAAGGGATGATGATGATGATCCGCTCGATGAGCCCTGATGTCATGATTGTCGATGAAATCGGGCGTGAGGAAGACAGCGAGGCAGTGCTTGAAGCGGCCAGCGCCGGTGTCTCTGTATGGACGACTGTGCACGGCCGCAACATTCAAGACGTCTGGCAGCGTCCGACATTGCGGCCGGTGATGGAACAAAAGGTGTTTGAACGGTTTGTTGAGCTGACGAACATCCCCCATCCCGGCTCAATCCGGCGCATTCTCGACGCCGGCGGAACGGTGCTGTATGAGCGGGCGGTGGTCCAGCGATGA
- the spoIIIAB gene encoding stage III sporulation protein SpoIIIAB, whose protein sequence is MKWFGALLILVASTWLGFAAARVLHERPRQLRQLKAALRAFEAEVMYGHTPLADAAMHLARQTAAPLSELFERFAAALCTEETSAAEAWEKSLRAVWGKTALKQGEFEVMKQFGATLGQYDRFTQQKQIALALAHLEREEAEALDNQARYAKMAKSLGVLAGLLLVILLM, encoded by the coding sequence ATGAAATGGTTTGGCGCTCTGTTGATTCTCGTTGCCTCGACATGGTTGGGGTTTGCCGCCGCCCGCGTGTTGCACGAGCGGCCCCGCCAGCTCCGCCAGCTGAAAGCGGCGCTAAGGGCGTTTGAGGCGGAAGTGATGTACGGCCATACGCCGCTCGCCGACGCTGCTATGCATCTCGCCCGGCAAACGGCCGCCCCGTTATCCGAATTGTTCGAGCGGTTTGCCGCTGCGTTGTGCACGGAAGAAACGAGCGCCGCCGAGGCGTGGGAAAAAAGTTTGCGGGCTGTATGGGGAAAAACTGCCCTAAAGCAAGGGGAATTTGAAGTGATGAAACAATTTGGCGCCACGCTCGGCCAATATGACCGGTTCACGCAACAAAAGCAGATTGCGCTGGCGCTCGCCCATCTGGAGCGGGAGGAAGCCGAAGCGCTCGACAACCAGGCGCGCTATGCGAAGATGGCGAAAAGTTTAGGCGTGTTGGCCGGCCTGCTGCTCGTTATTTTACTCATGTAG
- the spoIIIAC gene encoding stage III sporulation protein AC: MGIDVDLILKIAGVGIVIAFLHTVLDQMGRKEYAQWVTLLGFIYILFMVASIVSDLFQKIKDVFLFRG; the protein is encoded by the coding sequence ATGGGCATCGATGTCGATCTCATTTTGAAAATCGCTGGCGTCGGCATCGTCATCGCGTTTTTGCATACGGTGCTTGATCAGATGGGGCGGAAAGAGTATGCCCAATGGGTGACGCTGCTCGGCTTTATTTATATTTTGTTTATGGTCGCTTCCATCGTCAGCGACTTGTTCCAAAAAATCAAAGATGTCTTTTTGTTCCGCGGGTAG
- the spoIIIAD gene encoding stage III sporulation protein AD, translated as MQIVGLGLIATFLVVLLQEQKSNLAFLLIVFVGCTIFLLLVDQISSILAMLRKMAEGAHIQMVYLETMLKIIGIAYIAEFAAQISKDAGQGAIAAKIELGGKIVILALAVPILTAIIEAVISLIPSAR; from the coding sequence TTGCAAATCGTCGGCCTCGGGTTGATCGCGACGTTTTTGGTCGTGCTGCTGCAAGAGCAAAAGTCGAATCTTGCCTTTTTGTTGATCGTGTTTGTCGGCTGCACCATTTTTCTATTGTTGGTTGATCAAATCAGCAGCATTTTGGCGATGTTGCGAAAAATGGCCGAAGGCGCCCATATTCAGATGGTGTATTTAGAGACGATGTTGAAAATCATCGGCATTGCCTACATTGCCGAGTTCGCCGCGCAAATTTCCAAAGACGCCGGCCAAGGGGCGATCGCCGCCAAAATTGAGCTCGGCGGCAAAATCGTCATTTTGGCGCTGGCTGTTCCGATTTTAACCGCGATCATCGAAGCGGTCATCAGTCTTATCCCATCGGCACGCTGA